From a single Arachis hypogaea cultivar Tifrunner chromosome 3, arahy.Tifrunner.gnm2.J5K5, whole genome shotgun sequence genomic region:
- the LOC112789892 gene encoding trihelix transcription factor ENAP2 → MDSVAGAPSPTTSATAAPPRPPPTSSSPFPGREDCWNEEATFTLIDAWGDRYLELNRGNLRQKHWQEVADAVNELHAGDGGAVLGGTSTTTTKRTRRTDVQCKNRIDTLKKKYKIEKARVSESGGSYQSPWPFFSRLDNLIGDTFPVKKLSPPASGRGTPPSAAKLSLLPPPAWIVSHPVGPRSGTQKRTAAVPTTAPANREDSYFRRNFSAFAAAAAAAAEAKSGDSDGWRSSSDGGDGGGRRRKTGEIEMKCWEVGYRELAQAIEKFGEIYERVEASKQRQMVELEKQRMQFAKDLEYQRMQLFMETQVQFQKIKRAKRTSDSFS, encoded by the exons ATGGACTCCGTGGCCGGCGCTCCGTCGCCCACCACCTCCGCAACCGCCGCTCCTCCGCGCCCGCCTCCGACGTCGTCGTCTCCGTTCCCCGGCCGCGAAGACTGCTGGAACGAGGAAGCCACCTTCACCCTCATCGACGCCTGGGGCGACCGTTACCTTGAACTCAACCGTGGTAACCTCCGTCAGAAGCACTGGCAGGAGGTCGCCGATGCCGTCAACGAACTCCACGCCGGAGACGGCGGCGCCGTCCTAGGTGGAACGTCCACTACCACAACCAAGCGAACTCGCCGGACCGATGTTCAGTGCAAAAACCGAATCGACACGCTGAAGAAGAAGTACAAGATCGAGAAGGCTAGGGTTTCCGAATCCGGCGGCAGTTACCAGAGCCCCTGGCCTTTCTTCTCCCGCCTCGACAACCTGATCGGAGATACTTTTCCGGTCAAAAAACTCTCGCCGCCGGCTTCCGGCCGGGGAACCCCTCCCTCCGCCGCCAAACTCTCACTGCTTCCGCCGCCGGCGTGGATAGTCTCTCACCCCGTAGGTCCCCGATCCGGAACTCAGAAACGTACGGCGGCGGTTCCGACGACGGCGCCGGCTAACCGGGAAGATTCCTACTTCCGGCGGAATTTCTCAGCCTTCGCAGCCGCAGCGGCTGCTGCAGCAGAAGCCAAGAGTGGAGATTCCGATGGCTGGAGGTCCAGCAGCGACGGCGGCGATGGTGGTGGAAGACGGAGGAAGACGGGGGAAATTGAGATGAAATGCTGGGAAGTTGGGTATAGGGAACTTGCTCAGGCGATTGAGAAGTTCGGAGAGATATATGAGAGAGTTGAAGCTTCGAAGCAGAGGCAGATGGTGGAGTTGGAGAAGCAGAGGATGCAATTTGCAAAAGATTTGGAGTACCAAAGGATGCAGCTTTTCATGGAGACGCAGGTTCAGTTTCAGAAAATCAAACGCGCAAAACGCACTTCTG ACAGTTTCTCATAG